Below is a genomic region from Pedosphaera parvula Ellin514.
GGGGGAGGGATTGCTGAGTGAGTTGCTGGCGCTGAAAGCGAAGAAAGTCATCGCCGTGGATAATTCGGAGCGGATCATTGAATTCGGAGCGAACAAGGCGAAGAAGAATGGGCTGAAGAATTTGGAGTTCCGATTGGGCGACTTGGAGAATCCGCCGATCGATCCGCATTCGGTGGATTTGGTGATATTAAGCCAGGCATTGCATCATGCGGCGGAACCGGCGAAAGCGATTCAATCGGCTTACAAGATTTTGAAACCGGGCGGGCATATCTGGATTTTGGATTTGCTGAAACACAACTTTGAAAAGGCACATGAGTTGTATGGTGATCGTTGGCTTGGATTTCCCGAGAGCGATATGCATCATTGGCTGGAAGCGGCGGGATTCAAGAAAATCGAAATCAGCGTGGTGGCAAGTGAGGAACAGCCACCGCATTTTCAGACGATTTTGGCGGGGGGAGAAAAGTCCTGACCCGCTTAGAGAAAGGAGCGCTATGCCTTTTTTTTCACCTCGGCAACCCAGGGTTGATTGTCGAGATACCACTGGACGGTTTCGCGAATGCCCTGTTCAAAGGTGTGGGCGGGGACCCAGCCGAGTTCGTTTTTGATCCGGGTGGCGTCAATGGCGTAGCGCCGGTCATGGCCGGGCCGGTCCTTGACGTAGGTAATCAACTGGCGGGAGTTGCCGCCCACCTGCGGGGCCAGCTCATCAATCAGGTCGCAGATGAGCTGGACGATGTGGATATTGGCCCACTCGTTGTGGCCGCCGACGTTGTAGGTCTCGCCCTCCTTTCCCCGGGTGAGTACCTGCCAGAGGGCCTGGGCGTGGTCGCGCACGTAAAGCCAGTCGCGCACATTCAGGCCATCACCATAGACGGGAATGGGTTGGCGGGCCAGGACGCTTTGAATGACCACGGGGATGAGCTTCTCCGGGAACTGGAAGGGGCCGTAGTTGTTGGAGCAATTGGTGATCACCGTGGGCAGGCCATAGGTGTGGTGGTAGGCGCGCACGAGCAGGTCACTGGAGGCCTTGCTGGCCGAGTAGGGGGAGTTGGGCGCGTAAGGAGTTGTCTCCAGGAAATAACCCGTGGCCCCCAGGCTGCCATAGACTTCATCGGTGGAAATGTGGTGAAAACGTTT
It encodes:
- a CDS encoding ArsR/SmtB family transcription factor → MASTLRALRALSDPTRLRIMALLEGEELSVNELQDVTRMGQSRISTHLGLLQEAGLLQSRREGKRTFYKLNQSADSVAEEFIELSIRGAKELPEYGSDQINLKRILARRNEQAQVYFNQVAGRFDRSYGPGRSWQAFGQLLLRILPPLTVADLGSGEGLLSELLALKAKKVIAVDNSERIIEFGANKAKKNGLKNLEFRLGDLENPPIDPHSVDLVILSQALHHAAEPAKAIQSAYKILKPGGHIWILDLLKHNFEKAHELYGDRWLGFPESDMHHWLEAAGFKKIEISVVASEEQPPHFQTILAGGEKS
- the rfbB gene encoding dTDP-glucose 4,6-dehydratase, giving the protein SHVDRSITGPGDFIQTNIVGTFNLLEACRGFWGTDLKDKRFHHISTDEVYGSLGATGYFLETTPYAPNSPYSASKASSDLLVRAYHHTYGLPTVITNCSNNYGPFQFPEKLIPVVIQSVLARQPIPVYGDGLNVRDWLYVRDHAQALWQVLTRGKEGETYNVGGHNEWANIHIVQLICDLIDELAPQVGGNSRQLITYVKDRPGHDRRYAIDATRIKNELGWVPAHTFEQGIRETVQWYLDNQPWVAEVKKKA